The genomic DNA CGGGTAGGTAGGTAGTTATGGTCGCACACTAAGGCAGGAATGTTCACAAAAAGGGGATGGAAGCTCTTccatttcttctgctgctggagaagacTCAAAAGCAGTTtgcattcctcctctctttttccagaCTCTTCATCCTATTCATGGCTTCCCTGAGTCTGGCTCTCAGATCATCATATGATGAAGGCAGAGCATAGGAGAGGTCCTAGTACAAACAAGGATGAAAATGGTACATCATTACATCACTCAGTGACAGTCCGTAACATCTTTACTAGTACAATGTGCTGTCCAATGTTTCACATTCTTACATTCTTAGTTTTAGCTCTGCTCAATTGTactagcagtgtgtgtgtgtgtgtgtgtgtgtgtgtgtgtgtgtgtgtgtgtttgcacacatgcttgtgtgtgtgtgtttgcacacatgtttgtgtgtgtgtgaaggttcaATTGCAGATTCAATACTGGCATGTTTCAatatatgtgcatatgtgtatgtgtgtcagtctgaaagagtgacagagagtaGTAGGTGTTGTAAGGGCACAGGGGAGTGACAAGAAGTTTGAATATAACCAgcttgcagctgtttgaagcaTAGCTAGCACTTATTACTCACAACACTAGGCACAGGCAGGGGTTCGGTCTCCTGGACAAGCTGGGTACAGTTCGGTGACACGGTCTTCTGTGCCTTCTCTGAGGTCTGAGACGTAGCCAAGGACTAAAGTTAAGGATGAAATATAGAAATAGTCTCACAGTGTAAAACTAAATACATCACTGACTCCTTCACATTCAGAAAGGGAAAACATTGTTAGCATAGTGTGGCACTGAATGATCTAATCCTTACAGCCTATACACCTACCCTGTGGAGATGAGCTGGGaaactgaagacagaaggaaaagctcCATCTCTGATCctgactgtctgacctgtcctgtcaaaatcctCTGGTCTGAAGTGTTCATTGCAGAGCATGGATGACTGACTAGCAGAAAACCCATCCCGCCAGACAGCTGTTTCCCACTTCTTTCTGAGCTCT from Chaetodon trifascialis isolate fChaTrf1 chromosome 6, fChaTrf1.hap1, whole genome shotgun sequence includes the following:
- the LOC139331997 gene encoding THAP domain-containing protein 3-like, translating into MPHSCAAWNCTNRFTLQTRSQGITFHRFPKNKELRKKWETAVWRDGFSASQSSMLCNEHFRPEDFDRTGQTVRIRDGAFPSVFSFPAHLHRVGSLATSQTSEKAQKTVSPNCTQLVQETEPLPVPSVDLSYALPSSYDDLRARLREAMNRMKSLEKERRNANCF